The segment TTTCCATGGCCTGCTCTCCCGTATCCGGCTGGCTGACCAGCAGCTCCTCAAGCTTCACGCCGCATCGCTTGGCCCACGTCGGATCCAGGGCATGCTCAGCATCGATGACCGCCGCCACACCCCCGGCCCGCTGCGCGCTGGCGGCAACGTGCAGAGCCAGAGTGGTTTTGCCGCACGACTCCGGTCCGAATAGCTCCACAACGCGACCGCGCGGAATCCCATATCCGCCCAGCGCCAGATCCAGCGACAGCGTGCCAGTGCTGATACCGTCATGGACCGTCGTTTCGTGCTGGTCGAGCTTCATGATCGCGCCCTTGCCGAAGCTCTTCTCGATCTGTTGCAGGGCCCGGGCCAGGGCCTGCTCCCGGTTGCCACCTGTTGCAGTCGTTGTGCTCTGGGTCATGATTCGTGCGTCCTGAAAAAGTACCTCGATTCGCCAATGACGATGACAGTATACAACGCATCGTAAGTTAGGCAAGCGTTTGGTTAGGAAAATTTTCGGTTTTTTGACGCCTGCAAATTCACACGAGGGTTACCGCCAACCAGAACAATAGGAGCGATCAACTATAACTCCTTTATTCAAGGCATTTTATCGCACTCTACGAGCGGCTTCATCGGGTGCTCTTGTGAAGCTGACATCCGTATGCCCAGGAGCGATTCCCCGTCTATAATGTGCCCCATGATGTCCCAGCAGGTGCTCCACATCAAAGGCAGACCGCTCGTTCGCGGGGCAGGACCCTTCGTGTTCGGAGTGCTCAACGTCACACCCGACTCATTCAGCGACGGCGGCAGGTATGCCCGCGCTTCAGAGGCCATCGAGGCGGGCGTCAGAATGGCCGAAGAAGGCGCCGACGTGATCGATATTGGCGGCGAGTCAACCCGCCCCGGAAGCCAACCTGTGCCCGCAGACGAGCAGATTCGCCGGACCCGGCCGGTGATCGCTGAATTGGCCCGGCAGTTCGGCTCCCGGGGCCCGTCCATCTCCGTCGACACTCGGCTGGCCGAAGTGGCCCGGGCTGCGGTGGATGCCGGTGCGACCATCATCAACGACATCACGGCGCTGCGCGACGACCAGGCCTTGGCACCCTTGGCCGCCTCCACCGGCGTCGGGGTGATCCTCATGCACATGCAAGGCACACCGGCCACCATGCAGCAATGCCCGACCTACCGAAACGTTGTTGCCGAGATCCGCCAGTTCCTGGCCGAGCGTATCGTCGCCGCAACCACCGCCGGAATCCCGCTTGAGCGACTCGTCGTCGATCCGGGCATCGGCTTTGGAAAGACCACGACCCATAACCTCGAAATCCTGCGCCGTGCGGGCGAGTTCCGCGATTTGGGCGTCCCGGTACTTATAGGCCCGTCCCGCAAACGATTTATAGGAGAGGTACTGGGTATTCCCGAACCGATCAAACGCTTGTACGGCACGCTGGCGGCCGTGGCGGCCTGTGTCCTGGCCGGCGTCGAATGCGTCCGGGTCCATGATGTCGCTGCCTGCCGCCAAGTGGCCGACCTGTGCGCGGCGATCCGGTCCGCCGGTTGACCGTCGCCCACCCGCCAGAGTCAAATAAGCGGCAGAACTCTGGCGAGGAGAGGTGACCATGAAGCATCTATTCCTTCTCTGGCTCTTACTCTTGGGAGAGGTTCTCGTCAGCGGCGCCCGCGCCGAGGGACCGCTTCCGCGCCCGGCCACGATCTTCGAGGACCCGGCGGACGGCGGCCGAAACGGCGAAGTCCAACGAATGACCGACGCCCGCATTCACGACATGGTCGACGACCTTCTGGATTGGGATTCGTGCACGGTCGCCTACAGGAACCTGCTGGCCGAAGGCAAGGACTGTGTTCCGCATCTGCTGAAAGCCCTGAAAGATCCTCGGTTCCACCAAGGCCGAAGAAAAAGCCGCGGCTGGCAATGCCCCGTCAACGAAATCGTCGAACTCCTCATCAAGTTTGAACCCGAGATTGCGGCTCGCGAGTTGAAGACCCTCTTGAACAGCCCGAAGGGCGCGATTCGTAGAAAGGCGGCATTCTGCCTCGGCCGTATGGCCACGGACGAATGTGCCGAGCCGGTCAAGAACGTCCTGACCGGCAAGGACCATGAATTGCAGGTCCACGCAACCCGGGGCATCGCCGAGGCCGTTTCCGAGAACCGCCTCTCGAAGGCCTTCGGGGCGGCAGTGTTCGAGCCGCTCGTCGCGATCCTCTCGGCCGACGACGAGGTCTCGCACGAAGTGCCAAAGTGTTTGATGAAGATCGACGCCACGCGGGCTGCCGGCGTGCTGACAAATGACAAGTTCCTTGACCCCTCGAGCCGTTTGCTGGAGCCTGTTCTTGAGGCACTGGAACAGGGCAAGGTTGCCGTTCCCACGGACAAGATCATCCACCTGCTCGGCAAGTTGCGAGCCCAGGCCGCTCGCTATCCCAATTCAAGAGAATATGCCCTCGGATTGCTGATCCTGGCTCACAATCGCTGTCCGCAAACCGAGAGTCTCATCAGCCAGACGCTCGTTTGGGGAGACAAGGAAACCCGCCTGATGGCCATGCGCGCACGTTGCGTTTGGGAGGGTATTCCCGATCCCGACGCCTTCGTGGAAAAGTTGAACGAGGAACGCAGGCTGAGCGAGCTGTCGGATCCGCAAAAGAAACTCGTATACGTGATGAACCTCGAACACCACGTCGGAGACGACGGTTTCACCGACTACTTCACGTGTACCTGTGGTCGCAACGCCGCGTTGGCGGTCTCGGCCTTGCGGGAAATCGGAGCACTGCGGACGGCTCGGCTCCTGGAAAAAGCAATGCAGGAATTCGGCGACAAGGGACCTTCGCGCAACACCGATGTACGCAAACAGCAGGTATCCGAGATGACCGACGAGCAGCTCGAAAACCTCGACAAGCTGAGCGAGAGGTTTCGTAAGGACGAGGACGAAAGGCGCCTTCTGGTGCTGCAGTTCGCCCTCAAACACAAGGACCATTTCCGGCCGGCGATGACTTCGAAGACCGCAACCTCAGGCCCGGCCGCCAAAACCCCGGCAGCCCCCGCAACTTCCCAGGCAGGCGCAGAGTCAGCGCCCTCCGGATGACCCGATCGCCGCCATAAGCCTTGGCAAGCAGCGCTTCACCGGCGCGTCCCGCGGATTCCCTGTGCCGCCGGCTGAGCAATCGGGCAAGCGCGCAGCTTCTCAGGCATGAATACGGTTGTCTGGCCTATCTCTTCTCCGCACGAACGGCAATCCCTTGCCGGTACGGCGACAATTGGGGCATGCCCGTCCCACGGTGACGGCAATTCATGCCCGGTTCGTCGAACAATCATAAGGGGAATCGGTGCGACGGGCCTTCGTATTCGGTAGACTTGAAAAGTCAGGTCAATCACCTGACGATTCTTCTCGGAGGTCGCCGCCCATGGACGATCTTGGTTTCACAGGATCGACATCGCGGTCCACGGATAGCCTGCCCGCGGCTACCGACATCGAGCTGTTCTGCCCGCATTGCGACTACAACCTGCGCGGCCTCTGCCAAGACCGCTGCCCGGAGTGCGGCAACCACTTCAACCGTGAAAGACTCATTCGCTGGAGCACTGAACCAAACTTGCCGCTGGGCTTCACGCGCTCAGACAACCCCGACCAGCATGGCCGCGTGTTGACGAACAGCATGACCCGCCCGGCCCGGCTGGCCAGGGAACTACCACCCATGCCTTGCAAAGCCGGCGCAACGACGTACGGGTGGGCGATGCGAGGCGCCGGCGTGTTCGTCATCTTCATGGCCGCTGCGATCATGAGCTACGATGCGGATGCCGCGGGATATGCTCTTCTGTTTTCGGTCGGTCCCGTCGTCGGCACGCTTTTCTGTGAAGCGATCATCGCCCTGCTGCTGGCTCGCCTCGTCGAACCCTTGGCGGTGCTGAGGGGGGCCGAATATCGGTTCTGGCGCACCCTTTGTGCCTGCTTTTCCACTTACTTTCCCATCTCATGCGCGGTCGTGCTCTTCTTGCCGCGCATTTTCATCGAAATCGCCGATTCCTCGGCGACTCTCGACGATTTTGTCATATTCTGCCTGCAACTGGCGATGATGACCATTCCGGCTTTGATGATCCTGTGGTGGTGGCTGGCACTGGCCAAGGCGATCACCGCTCGCGGGCGGGCATCCAGCGGCAGGACCGCCGCCGTCTGGCTCATTCCGGTTGTGGGTTTGGTATCGGTGGGTGTCGGGTTTGCCCTGGACTACCTCCTGGCGATGATTCTGTTGTAGATAGGGCAGCGACGGCCCGCGTTCTTCTAACCGTGCTCCTTGCCCGCGTAGGTCTTGGTTCGCGTGTCGACGCGGATGACGTCGCCGGTCTTGAGAAACAACGGCACGCGGATTTGCAGGCCGTTTTCCAGGGTCGCTTCCTTGGTAATGTTGGACGCGACGCCGACGGAGTGTTCGGGCGGCGCGGTCATGGCGATCTTGACCGCGATGGTGTCGGGCAGGTCGAGGAAGGCCGGTGAACCGTCGATAAACGAGACGCGGTATTCCTGGCCCTCGACCAGGAATTCGCTGCCCCCGCGAATCTGTGCCTCGCTCAATTCATATTCCTCAAACGTTTCGCAATCCATGAATACCCGCGTCTCATCCCTACGATACAGATACTGCATCTGCCGATAGGCACGGGCTACCTCGTTGATCGGTTCAAGGTCGTTGAGGGTGCGGTCCACCGGCCGACCGTCGCGCACGTCACGCAGGGCCACGTGGACGGTCGGCTTCTGCTTGCCGGTATGTCGCTCCTGGAAATCGGCGACCTCGTAAACATGGTTCTGGTGCCGGATCAACATGCCGCGTCGCAATTGGGTCGTTGCCATGCTCGTGCCTCCTGTAGAAACAGGCGAAATGGTTACCCAATCATTGTAGCATGCCGCTCGAGAGTCTGCATGCCCCACTTCGTTCGTGCGGCGATGGCCGGCTGAGCCGCGAGGCTCTTTCAGCAGCCGGAGATCTCCAACGGCAGGGCACCCAACGGCAGCGGGCCACAACCAGGCTGCCCCCTTGCAGTCGCCGTTCTCAAAGATAGGCCCCGGAAAGAAACCTTCGCATTCCCCCGCCGCCGCAATCCCCCCAGAATCAACGATTTATCGCACGAGACCGCCTGGAACTCACAACCGGCGGAAAAGACCGGCTTCTTTCACGCTTGCACAACCCCCGGCGGCAAGATACGTTGCCATCCGGTCAGCCTTGCGCGGCTGAGCGCTTGCGTCACAATTGTTAATGCCTTGCGGAATAGCTGAATGCGGGCCGCTGGCGCGGGCCGCCGCAAGCATACAGGACTCCATTTCCCGTAGGCCCCGGCGACGGCCGGGGGGCACCATGGGCTGAACGCCGAACCCCGATGGGCCGCTGACAGCGGCGCCGTGCAGGAGGAGCCATTCATGGGTGGTTTGTTTGCCGCAGTCTCCCGTGACGATTGCACACACGACCTTTTCTATGGGACCGACTACCACTCCCATCTGGGCACCAAGCGAGGCGGGCTCGCAATGGCCAACGGCAGCGGCTACACCCGCTTCATTCACGATATCACCAATGCCCAGTTCCGATCCAAGTTTGAGGACGACATCCGCCGCATGCACGGCCATCGGGGCATCGGCGTCATCAGCGATTACGAGGATCAGCCGCTGATCATCGGCAGCCACCTCGGTGCCTACGCCATCGTCACCGTCGGCGCGGTCCGTAACGCAGACACCCTCGCCGCCAAGGCCTTTGGCGAGCGCCGAATTCACTTTTCGGAAATGAGCGGCGGCGAAATCAACCCGACGGAACTGGTAGCCACGCTGATCAATCAGGAAAGCTCCTTCGTCGATGGCATTCGAAACGTGCAGGAGTCGGTCGACGGCTCATGTTCGCTGTTGCTGCTGACCAGGGAAGGTATCTATGCCGCCCGCGACAAGTATGGCCGAACCCCCCTGGTGATCGGCCGCAAACCCGGAGCTTGGGCGGTGACCCTTGAGACCACGGCCCTGCCCAACCTCGGTTATGAAGTCGACCGGTATCTGGGCCCGGGCGAGATCATCCTGGTGACACAGGACGGCGTCGAACAAAAGAGCCCGCCCGGTGACCAAATGCAGATTTGCTCGTTCTTGTGGGTCTACTACGGCTATCCGGCGTCGAGCTACGAAAACATCAACGTCGAGGTCGTCCGCTACCGCTGCGGGGCGGCCTTGGCCCGTGGCGACAACGTCGACGTGGACCTCGTGGCCGGTATACCCGATTCGGGCACCAGCCATGCCATCGGTTACGCCAACGAAGCCGGCGTGCCGTACCAACGACCGTTCGTCAAGTACACGCCCACCTGGCCGCGCAGCTTCATGCCGCCGGACCAGCAAACCCGCAATCTCGTCGCCGGCATGAAACTCATTCCCATCCGCGAGCTGATTAAGGGCAGGCGCCTGCTCTTCTGCGAGGATTCGATTGTCCGTGGCACCCAGCTTCGCAAAACCATTCGGTCGCTGTTTGACCACGGGGCCACAGAGGTGCACATGCGGCCGGCTTGCCCCCCGCTGGTCTTCGGCTGCAGGTTTCTCAACTTCTCGCGATCCAAGTCCGAGTTGGACTTGGCCGCAAGAAAGGCCATCAAGGAGATGGACGGCCGCCATCCCTGCCTCAGAGAATATGCCGACTGCAAGAACCCCAAGCATTGCGCCATGGTCGACCGGATCCGCCATCAGCTCGGCCTGACGACCCTCAGGTATCAGACGCTCGATGACCTCGTCGCCGCCATCGGACTTCCCAAGGAGAAACTCTGCACCTATTGCTGGGACGGCGTCGACAACCGCCGCGGACTGCTCTGCGACCATCGCACTGCGGCAAAAGCAACGCCGCAACCCGTCCCGATCGACCCCGGCCTCACAACGCCGGTTGTTCCGCCCAAGGTGCTCAGGCGCCCCAAAGTAACAAGCAGGTAACGCTCACCGGTGCGCAACGCGCTCCCCGTCTCTGCGAGGACCGGACAGTTGCGACACGCTTTGCCCCCAGGAACCGCGCTACCCCCCGGAGAAAACAACTCTCACCGTCCAAATTGCACGGATCAACGTCGACAGGGCGCCGCTGCGGGTACGCCCACACCGCTGAAGCAAGCCTGGCAGACCGCGAAATCAGCTTGGTCGACGTCAAAGTCGGCGTCGAAATCCACGCTGCTGCAGTCGCCGAGGCAGAGGACGCCCGGTCCGCAAGCACGGGATTCGAACGCGGCCATATCGGCAGTGTCAACGTCGCCGTCGCGGTCGCTATCGCACGCGATCAACGGCGGACAACCGTTCGAATCAACGCTCACTCCCAAAACCGTGCCGGGACAAAGATCGCAACCGTCCACCACGCCATCCACGTCGGTGTCAGGGTCACACGCGTCGGGAATGCCGTTCGCATCACAATCAAAGGGGATACGTATGGCGCCGACGGCGTCGAGATCAAAACCGGTGTAACCGCCGGCCGCACCGGTTCCGTTGCCGTCGATGCGCAGAAAGCGGATCCACGGCCGGCCGGTGATGCCCAGATCATATGACCTGGCAAAGCTTATATTGGTGTATGATTCATCGCCGGGAATCCGAATCGCAGAGCCTTCCGTCTGCTTGACGCTCACGAACGAAAGCCCGTCCATGCTTACAAGGACGTCCATCAGACTGAATTCCGCAGAGCCGCTGTCCACCTCATATACGGTGACATCGGCGCCCGGCCCGTCAAAAACGAGGCACTCAAATGAATACGTGACAATCTGGCCGCCAAGACCAAGGTAAACGCCGTCCGGCGGACCGGTAAAATAGCTGTCCGCGGCTCCGGTCGTGTTTCCCGCCGGAGACACGGGGAATGAGCAAGCCGCGCCGCTGACTTCACAACCGTCCGGGACGCCGTCCACGTTGCAATCGCTGCTCAGGCCGCAACCCGGTAGATCACAGGGGCCGCCGGTTTCCCCGCAACTGATATCGCGCTCATCGACAATACCATTGCTGTTGCAGTCCGCCCTAAATAGCCTTTTCGGAATAATACAAAGGAAGCTAAAATGAGATAATTAGAACCTTACGGCCGGATATCGGTGCGGCTTGCGCGCATGTTTCTGGATCGCAGAGCACTTGGGTTGCGGCCCGCAAAAAGACGGTCCGCCAAGCCCTCCCGGGGATCATCGTCGAGGTCCGCATGGACAGCGCCTTCTTCAGCGACCAGATCGTCTCCGCAGTGGACCGGCACGACATCGAGTTCACCATCAGCGTGCCCTTCGAGCGATTCACCGAGCTCAAGCCGATGATCGAAGGACGGAAACGATGGCAGCGGATCAACGGCGAGGTGTCTTACTTCGCGGCCGACTGGAAGCCCAAGGTCTGGAACCAGCAGTTCCGCTTCCTCTTCGTCCGCACCCTGGCCAAACGCCGGCACAAGGAGCCGGTACAGTCATATCTGTTCATCCCCCACCAGACCGGATTCGACTTCAAGGTCATCATCACCAACAAGACCCTCGCCGCCGGTCATGCCGTTCTCTTCCACGAAGGCCGTGGATCACAGGAAAACATCCTCGGTGAACTCAAAGCCCACTGCCAGATGGACTACGTGCCGGTCACCCGGCGAATCGGCAACCAGCTCTGCCTCCTGGCCGGCCTCTTCGCCCACAACCTCGCCCGCGAACTCCAGATGGCCACTACCCCGCCATGCCGACAGACCACCGCCCAACGCCCCGCCCTTTGGGCCTTCGAGAAACTCGATACCCTCCGAACAACCTTCCTGCACCGCGCCGGCCGACTCACCCGACCCCAGGGAATCCTGACCCTCACCCTCAACGCCGACGAGTGGTTACGCCGGCGAATCCTCAAAATCATCAAAACCCTCAACAACTTCCCAAAGCTGCTTGAAGCCGTCAAAATATGCCACGCTGGGATATCTTGTGCCGTTCCCGCCGGAGCTCCGGTCTTCACTCGGAACGCTGCAAGCCTGCTTCATGTCGCCCAGCGCTTCAAGAAGACCTGAAGTCAAAGTCGTCCTTTGCCGAAGAAACCGCTGCGGCTGCCGCCTCAGGCTCAGCCGTGCCGGAGCGTATCGGACCTTGCTCGCGAGATCGTCCGAGGTTCGACTGCGGGCGTAACGCGAATGACAGCCTGGAAACGAGGGAATGAGATGAAGTCGCGATTGCTGACCTGGGCAGGCGCAGTGCTCATCGGGGCCGTGGCAGGATGGTACGTCTTCTCCGGCGACATTTCCGACCCTTCCGCGTCGCAGGCCGCGGGAGGAGGATCGGAGACACCCAGGGTGTCGAAAGAGCTCCTCGGCGTCCTGGAGGGGCGGTGGGTGGAGATCAACGGCGGCGACGCCGCGCATGCCTCCGTTCTCTGGTTCCATCTCTGCAACAAGGACGGCCGTTTCGATGCCAAAAACAACAAGTTCGGGAATTACCAGGAACTCAACCAGGATCACAATCAGTTTGCCGGCGACATCATTCGCCTGGAGGGCAGCGAAATCGAAGCCGTTCGGATGATGGGCCAGACCGTCACCTATCGTTATCATAAAGGTCGCCTCCAACGCGTGAGCGACGGCGCGATCTTTGAACGTCCTTAGCAGGCGGTTCCCACACCTCTACGCATCGGGCCCCAGGCACAGGCGAAGGTTCTTGTCGTCAAAGAAGGCCTCAATGCCCCCGGGTTCTTTCAGACCGGCAAAGGTGTACTCCTTGCCCGCGAGTGGCTC is part of the Phycisphaerae bacterium genome and harbors:
- a CDS encoding thrombospondin type 3 repeat-containing protein is translated as MDGVPDGCEVSGAACSFPVSPAGNTTGAADSYFTGPPDGVYLGLGGQIVTYSFECLVFDGPGADVTVYEVDSGSAEFSLMDVLVSMDGLSFVSVKQTEGSAIRIPGDESYTNISFARSYDLGITGRPWIRFLRIDGNGTGAAGGYTGFDLDAVGAIRIPFDCDANGIPDACDPDTDVDGVVDGCDLCPGTVLGVSVDSNGCPPLIACDSDRDGDVDTADMAAFESRACGPGVLCLGDCSSVDFDADFDVDQADFAVCQACFSGVGVPAAAPCRR
- a CDS encoding amidophosphoribosyltransferase, yielding MGGLFAAVSRDDCTHDLFYGTDYHSHLGTKRGGLAMANGSGYTRFIHDITNAQFRSKFEDDIRRMHGHRGIGVISDYEDQPLIIGSHLGAYAIVTVGAVRNADTLAAKAFGERRIHFSEMSGGEINPTELVATLINQESSFVDGIRNVQESVDGSCSLLLLTREGIYAARDKYGRTPLVIGRKPGAWAVTLETTALPNLGYEVDRYLGPGEIILVTQDGVEQKSPPGDQMQICSFLWVYYGYPASSYENINVEVVRYRCGAALARGDNVDVDLVAGIPDSGTSHAIGYANEAGVPYQRPFVKYTPTWPRSFMPPDQQTRNLVAGMKLIPIRELIKGRRLLFCEDSIVRGTQLRKTIRSLFDHGATEVHMRPACPPLVFGCRFLNFSRSKSELDLAARKAIKEMDGRHPCLREYADCKNPKHCAMVDRIRHQLGLTTLRYQTLDDLVAAIGLPKEKLCTYCWDGVDNRRGLLCDHRTAAKATPQPVPIDPGLTTPVVPPKVLRRPKVTSR
- the folP gene encoding dihydropteroate synthase encodes the protein MMSQQVLHIKGRPLVRGAGPFVFGVLNVTPDSFSDGGRYARASEAIEAGVRMAEEGADVIDIGGESTRPGSQPVPADEQIRRTRPVIAELARQFGSRGPSISVDTRLAEVARAAVDAGATIINDITALRDDQALAPLAASTGVGVILMHMQGTPATMQQCPTYRNVVAEIRQFLAERIVAATTAGIPLERLVVDPGIGFGKTTTHNLEILRRAGEFRDLGVPVLIGPSRKRFIGEVLGIPEPIKRLYGTLAAVAACVLAGVECVRVHDVAACRQVADLCAAIRSAG
- a CDS encoding transposase, coding for MGAACAHVSGSQSTWVAARKKTVRQALPGIIVEVRMDSAFFSDQIVSAVDRHDIEFTISVPFERFTELKPMIEGRKRWQRINGEVSYFAADWKPKVWNQQFRFLFVRTLAKRRHKEPVQSYLFIPHQTGFDFKVIITNKTLAAGHAVLFHEGRGSQENILGELKAHCQMDYVPVTRRIGNQLCLLAGLFAHNLARELQMATTPPCRQTTAQRPALWAFEKLDTLRTTFLHRAGRLTRPQGILTLTLNADEWLRRRILKIIKTLNNFPKLLEAVKICHAGISCAVPAGAPVFTRNAASLLHVAQRFKKT
- a CDS encoding DUF4375 domain-containing protein — protein: MKHLFLLWLLLLGEVLVSGARAEGPLPRPATIFEDPADGGRNGEVQRMTDARIHDMVDDLLDWDSCTVAYRNLLAEGKDCVPHLLKALKDPRFHQGRRKSRGWQCPVNEIVELLIKFEPEIAARELKTLLNSPKGAIRRKAAFCLGRMATDECAEPVKNVLTGKDHELQVHATRGIAEAVSENRLSKAFGAAVFEPLVAILSADDEVSHEVPKCLMKIDATRAAGVLTNDKFLDPSSRLLEPVLEALEQGKVAVPTDKIIHLLGKLRAQAARYPNSREYALGLLILAHNRCPQTESLISQTLVWGDKETRLMAMRARCVWEGIPDPDAFVEKLNEERRLSELSDPQKKLVYVMNLEHHVGDDGFTDYFTCTCGRNAALAVSALREIGALRTARLLEKAMQEFGDKGPSRNTDVRKQQVSEMTDEQLENLDKLSERFRKDEDERRLLVLQFALKHKDHFRPAMTSKTATSGPAAKTPAAPATSQAGAESAPSG